The following are encoded together in the Glycine max cultivar Williams 82 chromosome 8, Glycine_max_v4.0, whole genome shotgun sequence genome:
- the LOC100791365 gene encoding ABC transporter I family member 17, protein MSSRLDECLLEVDGYGDGDGKAKPKFLIRNLSRVSEDGVPILKGINLEIPEGVIVGVIGPSGSGKSTFLRALNRLWEPPSASVFLDAQDICHLDVLSLRRNVAMLFQLPALFEGSVADNVRYGPQLRGKKLSDDEVRKLLLMADLDASFMDKSGAELSVGQAQRVALARTLANSPQVLLLDEPTSALDPISTENIEDALVKLNKNQGMTVIMVSHSIKQIQRIAHIVCLLVDGEIVEVLNPHNLSQANHPMAKRFLQLSS, encoded by the exons ATGTCTTCTCGCTTAG ATGAGTGCTTGTTGGAGGTGGATGGGTACGGTGATGGCGATGGAAAGGCGAAACCCAAATTCCTGATAAGGAATCTCAGCAGAGTTTCGGAGGATGGGGTTCCCATCCTCAAAGGCATAAATCTTGAGATCCCAGAGGGTGTGATCGTGGGAGTGATAGGCCCCAGTGGTAGCGGCAAGTCAACGTTCTTGAGGGCCCTTAACCGCCTCTGGGAGCCACCCTCCGCCTCCGTCTTCCTCGACGCCCAAGACATCTGCCATCTCGATGTCCTCTCTCTCCGCCGTAACGTTGCCATGCTCTTTCAGCTCCCGGCCCTCTTTGAAGGCAGCGTTGCGGACAATGTGAGGTACGGACCACAACTCAGAGGGAAAAAGCTAAGCGATGATGAGGTGCGCAAGTTGCTTCTAATGGCCGACCTGGATGCTTCTTTCATGGATAAGTCCGGGGCTGAACTCTCTGTCGGTCAAGCTCAAAGAGTTGCACTTGCTAGGACTTTAGCTAATTCACCCCAG gttTTGTTGCTGGATGAGCCAACTAGTGCCTTAGATCCAATATCGACAGAAAACATAGAGGATGCCCTGGTGAAGCTGAACAAGAATCAGGGCATGACAGTCATCATGGTCTCTCATAGCATCAAGCAAATCCAAAGGATCGCTCACATAGTGTGCCTGCTTGTTGATGGTGAAATTGTTGAAGTTCTCAACCCTCATAATCTCTCTCAGGCCAACCATCCCATGGCTAAGAGGTTTCTTCAACTCAGTTCTTAA